A part of Sporomusaceae bacterium FL31 genomic DNA contains:
- the gntK gene encoding gluconate kinase: protein MNQPIMIGVDIGTTGIRSVAYRLDGSTAAIATEEYPLFTDQSGVAEQDADTIMMAMEAVVSRTVQLLQHEAIQVKGLALSSALHSFLAVGDDGRPLSRVMTWADTRGQIYLEDVKGKIDTQALYRRTGCPTHPMYPLLKIYWLKNQQPAIFSKTSWFCSIKDYAFHRLTGERVVDRSVASGSGCYNLQTLEWDLEVLALLGISQQTMPKVVATTTQYPLQEKIAVRLGLSADLPVIIGAGDGMLANVGVGAVKAGQINITIGTSGAIRMAADQPKTDEKGRTWCYNLAEGRWMLGGAINNGGVSFRWVRDKFAETEQRVSEKLGLDSYSLLATYAQKVPAGANGLILLPFFTGERAPYWNADARGILFGLTLNHDKRHIIRAVLEGICYRMKSVLISLEEITGTAQEIRVSGSFTRSEVWLQILSDVLGREISLPNVEEGAAFGAAILGFYTVGLLPSIDITADMVGIKKVFTPNQVNFEKYKQLYTIYEQIYWNLQEPFRLIANYQRNEIDG, encoded by the coding sequence ATGAATCAACCAATTATGATTGGTGTCGACATTGGAACAACAGGGATTCGTTCGGTGGCTTACCGCCTGGATGGCAGTACTGCAGCAATCGCTACAGAAGAGTATCCTCTATTTACTGACCAGTCAGGGGTTGCCGAACAAGATGCTGATACCATTATGATGGCCATGGAAGCCGTTGTTAGCCGAACTGTTCAATTGCTGCAGCATGAAGCCATTCAAGTTAAGGGATTAGCGTTAAGTTCGGCTTTACACAGCTTTCTAGCAGTCGGTGATGATGGACGGCCATTGAGCCGCGTAATGACCTGGGCAGATACGCGCGGGCAAATTTACCTTGAGGATGTAAAGGGGAAAATAGATACACAGGCTTTGTATCGCCGCACCGGCTGTCCGACGCATCCCATGTATCCCCTCCTTAAAATTTATTGGCTGAAGAATCAGCAGCCTGCGATATTTTCAAAAACAAGCTGGTTTTGCTCAATCAAAGACTATGCTTTTCATCGTTTGACCGGAGAGCGGGTTGTTGACCGGTCAGTTGCTAGTGGCAGCGGCTGCTATAACTTGCAGACATTGGAATGGGATTTAGAAGTTTTAGCGCTGTTAGGCATTAGTCAGCAAACTATGCCCAAAGTGGTCGCAACGACAACTCAATATCCGCTGCAAGAAAAAATAGCAGTAAGGCTAGGTTTGTCGGCCGACTTGCCAGTTATTATTGGCGCAGGTGATGGGATGCTGGCCAATGTTGGTGTCGGGGCGGTAAAAGCTGGGCAAATTAATATTACCATTGGTACCAGTGGCGCCATCAGGATGGCAGCAGACCAGCCTAAAACAGATGAAAAGGGCAGAACCTGGTGCTATAATCTGGCAGAAGGTCGCTGGATGCTAGGCGGGGCCATTAACAATGGTGGCGTATCTTTCCGGTGGGTACGGGATAAGTTTGCTGAAACCGAGCAACGGGTATCAGAGAAGCTTGGCTTGGATTCTTATAGTTTGTTGGCAACTTATGCCCAAAAGGTACCAGCTGGTGCAAATGGACTCATTTTATTACCATTTTTTACTGGTGAGCGGGCGCCTTACTGGAATGCCGATGCTCGCGGGATATTATTTGGCTTGACTCTCAATCATGATAAGCGGCATATCATTCGGGCTGTTTTAGAAGGAATCTGTTATCGGATGAAAAGTGTGCTGATTTCTCTGGAAGAGATTACGGGGACTGCTCAGGAAATCCGGGTAAGTGGCAGTTTCACGCGCTCTGAGGTGTGGCTGCAAATTTTGTCTGATGTGCTTGGGCGTGAAATATCATTGCCTAATGTGGAAGAGGGAGCAGCCTTTGGAGCAGCCATCTTAGGTTTTTATACGGTCGGGCTGCTGCCAAGTATTGATATTACGGCTGATATGGTGGGCATCAAAAAAGTTTTTACTCCTAACCAGGTTAACTTTGAAAAATATAAACAACTCTATACCATTTATGAACAAATCTATTGGAACTTACAAGAACCATTTCGTTTAATTGCCAATTATCAGCGAAATGAAATAGACGGATAA
- the csrA_2 gene encoding carbon storage regulator homolog: MLVLGRKPGEYVMIGQDIMVKVVKSNDGDLRLAIHAPRNVLIVRGEIYEKQVLCLNGQVIVSLQ, encoded by the coding sequence ATGTTGGTGTTAGGTAGAAAACCTGGTGAGTATGTCATGATTGGACAAGATATCATGGTCAAGGTCGTTAAAAGCAATGACGGTGACTTAAGGCTTGCCATTCATGCACCAAGAAATGTGTTGATTGTACGTGGCGAAATCTATGAAAAACAAGTGCTCTGCCTTAACGGACAGGTCATTGTGAGTTTACAGTAA
- the csrA_3 gene encoding carbon storage regulator homolog has translation MLVLGRKPGEYVMIGKDIMVKVVKSDDGDLRLAINAPRDINIIRGEIYEDKLKYIPHSVEAGL, from the coding sequence ATGTTAGTTCTGGGGAGAAAACCGGGCGAGTATGTCATGATTGGCAAGGATATTATGGTCAAAGTCGTTAAAAGTGATGACGGCGACCTGCGACTAGCCATCAATGCCCCCCGCGATATCAATATTATCCGCGGTGAAATTTATGAAGACAAGCTTAAATATATCCCACATTCAGTGGAAGCAGGGTTATGA